AGGCGCGGCTGGCGGAAGAGGCGCGCAAGGCTGAAGAGGCTCGGCTCGCAGAAGAGCTTCGTCTGGCCGAGGAGCGTCGGCTGGCGGAAGAGGCGCGCAAGGCTGAAGAGGCTCGTCTGGCCGAGGAGCGTCGGCTGGCGGAAGAGGCTCGGCTGGCCGAAGAGGCCCGACTGGCTGAAGAGGCCCGACTGGCTGAAGAGGCTCGGCTCGCAGAAGAGCGTCGTTTGGCGGAAGAGGCCCGGCTCGCGGAAGAGGCGCGATTGGCCGAGGAGGCGCGGCTCGCCGAAGAGGCTCGGCTCGCGGAGGAGAAGCGCCTGGCAGAGGAGGCTCGGCTCGCCGAAGAGGCTCGGCTCGCGGAGGAGAAGCGCCTGGCGGAGGAGAAGCGCCTGGCGGAGGAGGCGCGGCTGGCGGAAGAGCGTCGTCTCGCGGAAGAGGCGCGATTGGCTGAAGAGCGCCGGCTGGCCGAAGAAGCTCGTCTGGCGGAGGAGGCGCGGCTCGCTGAAGAGCGGCGCTTGGCCGAAGAGGCCCGGCTGGCGGAAGAGGCTCGGCTGGCGGAAGAGGCGCGGCTGGCCGAAGAGCGTCGTTTGGCGGAAGAGGCTCGTCTGGCGGAGGAGGCTCGTCGCGCTGAAGAGGCCCGTCTGGAGGAAGAACGCCGGCTGGCGGAAGAGGCTCGACTGGCCGAAGAGGCGCGGATTGCTGAAGAGAAGCGTCTGGCCGAGGAGGCTCGCCTAGCTGAAGAAGCGCGGCTGGCGGAAGAGGCTCGGCTCGCGGAGGAGCGTCGTCTGGCCGAAGAGGCCCGGCTGGCGGAAGAGGCTCGCCTCGCGGAGGAGCAGCGTCTGGCTGAAGAGGCCCGACTGGCCGAAGAGGCCCGCCTGGCTGAAGAGGCCCGATTGGCTGAAGAGGCCCGCCTGGCTGAAGAGGCCCGGTTGGCCGAGGAGCGTCGTCTGGCCGAAGAGGCCCGGCTGGCTGAAGAGGCCCGTCGAGCCGAGGAGGAGCGTCTGGCTGAAGAGGCCCGGCAGGCTGAAGCGGCTCGCCTGGCTGAGGAGGCGCGACTCGCAGAAGAGAGGCGCCTTGCGGAAGAAGCGCGTCTGGCCGAGGAGGCTCGTCGCGCTGAAGAGGAGCGCCTGGCTGAAGAGGCCCGTCAAGCCGAGGAGGCCCGTCTCGCGGAGGAGCGAAGGCTGGCTGAAGAGGCACGACTGGCCGAGGAGGCTCGGCTCGCCGAAGAGGCACGACTGGCCGAGGAGGCTCGGCTAGCTGAGGAGGCCCGGCTAGCTGAGGAAGCGCGTCGGGCGGAAGAGGTTCGCCTCGAGGAAGAACGTCGGCTGGCGGAAGAGGCTCGGCTGGCTGAAGAGGCTCGCCTCGCGGAGGAAGCGCGTCGGGCTGAAGAAGCGCGTCTGGCGGAAGAGGCTCGGCTGGCCGAAGAGGCTCGACTGGCTGAAGAGGCCCGGCAGGAGGAAGAGCGTCGTCTGGCGGAAGAGGCTCGACTGGCTGAAGAAGCGCGGCTGGCCGAAGAGGCGCGGCTGGCCGAAGAGGCTCGCCAGGCCGAGGAGAAGCGTCTGGCGGAAGAGGCGCGTCAGGCGGAAGAGGCTCGGTTGGCCGAAGAGGCCCGACTGGCAGAAGAGGCTCGACTGGCTGAAGAGGCCCGGCAGGAGGAAGAGCGTCGTCTGGCTGAAGAAGTGCGGCTGGCCGAAGAGGCGCGCCAGGCTGAGGAGAAGCGTCTGGCGGAAGAGGCTCGACTGGCAGAAGAGGCTCGACTGGAGGAAGAGCGTCGTCTGGCGGAAGAGGCCCGACTGGCTGAAGAAGCGCGGCTGGCCGAAGAGGCGCGGCTGGCCGAAGAGGCTCGCCAGGCCGAGGAGAAGCGCCTGGCGGAAGAGGCGCGTCAGGCGGAAGAGGCTCGGTTGGCCGAAGAGGCCCGACTGGCGGAAGAGGCGCGCTTGGCCGAAGAGGCCCGGCTGGCGGAGGAGGCTCGTCGAGCCGAGGAAGCTCGTATCGAGGAAGAGCGACGGCTGGCGGAAGAGGCTCGACTGGCCGAAGAGGCGCGGATCGCTGAAGAGAAGCGTCTGGCTGAGGAGGCTCGCCTAGCTGAAGAAGCGCGGCTAGCTGAAGAGACTCGTCGCGCTGAGGAAGCCCGGCAGGAGGAAGCTCGTCGGGCTGAAGAGGCGCGCTTGGCCGAAGAGGCTCGGTTGGCTGAAGAGGCCCGACTGGCCGAAGAGGCCCGACTGGCCGAAGAAGCTCGTCGAGCTGAAGAGGCGCGTCAGGCCGAAGAGGCTCGGTTGGCTGAAGAGGCTCGTCAGGCCGAAGAAATGCGCTTGGCCGAAGAGGCCCGGCTGGCCGAAGAGGCTCGGCTCGCGGAGGAGCGGCGTCTGGCGGAAGAGGCCCGCTTGGCCGAAGAGGCGCGTCAGGCCGAAGAGGCCCGGTTGGCAGAAGAGGCGCGTCAGGCCGAAGAGGCTCGGTTGGCCGAAGAGGCTCGGTTGGCCGAAGAGGCTCGGTTGGCCGAAGAGGCTCGGTTGGCCGAAGAGGCTCGCCAGGCTGAAGAGGCTCGGCTGGCGGAGGAAGCGCGTCAGGCCGAAGAGGCTCGGTTGGCTGAAGAGGCGCGTCAGGCCGAAGCAGCGCGTCAGGCCGAAGAGGCTCGCCAGGCAGAGGAGGTTCGCCAGGCAGAGGAGGCTCGCCAGGCAGAGGAGGTTCGTCAGGCAGAGGACCTCCGCCTCGCCGAAGAGCGGCGTCTGGCGGAGGAAGCCCGGCAAGCCGAGGATGCGCGTCAGGACAAGGATCGGCTCCTGGCGGAAGCCGCGCGGCTGGCGAAGGACCTTCGTCAGGCGGCCGAGGCCGCTCGGCTGGAAGAGGAAGCTCGTCTGGCCGACGAGGCCCAACAGGCCGAAGCAGCCCGTCAGGCCGAGGAAGCCATCGTCGAGCAGGAGCGCCGCCGCGCCAAGGAGGCGCGCCTGCTGGAGAAGGCTCGCCGCGCCGCGGAAGAGGCGCGTCAGGCGGAGCAGTTCCCAGCCCCCGCTGATCCCTTCCTGGATGAGGAGGCCCGCCGCGAGGAAGAGCAGCGCCAGGCCAAGGAAGCCCGTCTGGCGGAGAAGGCGCGTCAGGCCGCGGAGTCGGCTCCGCTCCAGGAGCAGACCGAGCCCGAAGAGGAAGTCCTCGCGCTCGAGGAGGTGCTCCCGGTCGAGGAGACAGCGCCCGCGGACGCGCCGAGCCCCTTCGAGCAAGCGCGGCTGGCCGAAGACGCCCGCCAGGCCGAGGAAGCCCCTCTGGCGGAGGAACTGCGTCTGGCTGCCGAGGCCCGTCAGGCCGCCGAGGCTGCACATCCCGTGGAGGCCGCGCCCCAGCCCGAGGCTACGCCGCAGGACGAGGAGTCTCTGCGCGAGGAAGAGCGCCGCCGAGCCAAGGAGGCACGACTGGCGGCCAAGGCCCGGCGAATCGCGGAGGCCGCCCAGCTCGCGGAGCCCGCCAGTGGCAACGAAGCGCCTCCAGACGACAGGCGGCATGTCGAGGAGGTCCACCTCGACGATGCCGTCCTGCTGATGGAGGAGGCGCGCCAGGCGGAGCTCCACGCCGAGGAGGCCCGACTCGCGGAAGAGGCCCGCCAGGCCGAAGGAGCGCGTCTGGCCGAGGAGCTGCGTCAGGCCGCCGAGGCGCGTCAGGCCGCCGAGGCCGCGCGGTGGCACGGAACCCGTCCGGCGGAGGAGCCCTCGACCGCCGTCGATCCGTTCGCCGATCCCTTCGAGGATGAGGAGACCCGCCTCGCGGAGGAGCGGCGTCGATCCAAGGAAGCCCGACTGGCGGAGAAGGCGCGCCGCGCCGCGGAGTCGGATCCGTTCGCGGAACCCGCACAGCCCGAGGAGGTGATCGAGCCGGTCGCCCTGGACGACGGGGACTTCATCGCCGAGGAAGCCCCGGCCCCGGCTCCGGCGGCGTCCATCACCGACTTCTCCTGGTCCGATGCCATCCCGCACCCGGAGCCCGCGCCCCAGGAGCCCTTGCTCTCGGAGAACAAGGAGGCCCTGCGCCATGCGCGACAGCAGGCGGAGGCCGCGCTCCTCCACGACCTGGAGGAGGCGCAGCGGCGCACGGTAGCGCCTCGGGTCGACTCCTGGCTCACCGAGGAGCCCGTGCGCGCCGCCAGGTCCGCCACGGCGGCGGACGACGCTCCCCAGGAGCCACTCGCCACCCCGGCGCAGCCCTCGCCGTTCGAGCCCGAGCCCCAGGCGGCTGCCGCCCAGTCCTCGTCCACGGATCGCACGACGGAGGAAGTCGATCTGGACCAGGACATGTGGAGCGATCTCGTCCCCTTCATGGAGCCACCCGGCACCGGGCTCCAGGCTCCTCCGCCCGCCACGGCGGCCGCGCCGAGCCAGGCCGTCGCTCCGCGCGCGCCAACCCCCGCGCCCCTCCCGGTGGCACCAGCCGTCACCGCGCGCCCCACGCCCCCTCCCAGCCAGCCCTCTCGTTCGGGGCCGGACACTCGCCCGGCCGGCGAGGACGACCTGTGGCGCATCGTCACCTTCGACGAGACGGAGATCCCCACCAACCTCTCCGCCTCCTTCGAGGCCGCCCTGAACAAGGTGGAGTCCCACCTGGAGTCGCTCGTCCAGGAGGAAGTCCCCCAGGCAGGAGCCGATGTAGGTGAACCTCCCGGGGCGGTTTCTCCCCAGCCGACCTCCGCCGTGGGCGGTTTCCCACCTCCCCCTGGTGACAAGGCCTCGGCAACTGGCCAGACTGCGAGCAACACCCCATCCGCGAGAGCCCTGGACGATGAGCTCGACGGGCTGGATGATCTCAGTGATCTAGACGATTGGGACTTCGACGAGGACGACGTGGCGGGAGATCCCTCCAACCCTGACGAAGCGGCTCGGCAGCGGCGGCAACGCCTGTTGCGCCGCGCCATGGAGAACATGGGCGCCCTGGGCGCCCGGCCGGATGCCCCGGTCGGAGCCGTCGCCGTCAACCCGGCCCCCGAGCCCGTGGCGGCTCCTGCTCCAGCGGCGCCTCCGCCCGGCGCGGAGGACTCCGGGCTCGCGCAGCAGATCGAGCAGCGCTTCTCCGAGCTGCAGAACAAGCCCGACCACTTCGCCATCCTCGGCGTCACGGCGGACACGCCTCGCGACCAGGTGAAGGCGTCGTTCCTCAGCCTGGCCAAGGTCTTCCACCCGGACCGCCTGCCGCCCTCGCTGCCGCACCTGGCGCCGAAGATGACCTCCGTCTTCGAGGCCATCCGCGAGGCGTACGAGATCCTCTACGACGACGCCAAGCGCGCCGCGTACGTGGAGAGCCTGAAGAAGGCGGCGGCTCCCAAGCCTCCTCCGTCCCCGTCCGCGCCGGGCATGAGTCCCGGCGGCAAGGGCACCTCGGGCAGCGACCCTGGGGATCTCTTCAAGATGGGGGAGATCTTCTTCCGCAAGCGGGACTTCGTGGCCTCCGCGACCCACTTCGAGCGCGCCTACGCGCTGGAGCCCAAGCCCGTCTACCTGGCCGCGCTCGCCTGGACGATCTACATGGATCCCCAGCGCAAGGCGGAGGTGGCCAAGGCCAAGCAGATGATGGCCGAGGCCATCAAGGCCGATCCCAACTGTGATCGGGCTCACTACCAGCTGGGGGTCATCGCCCGCGTCGAGGGCGACGGCGAGCGGGCCGAGCGCCACTTCCGCGAGGCGGTGCGCGCCAATCCCAAGCACCTGGAAGCCAACCAGGAGCTGCGGCTCATCGAGATGCGGAAGAAGAACACCCCTCCTCCCAAGAAGGGTTTCTTCCGCTGAACATCCACCAGCCAGGCATTCGTGCCCCTGCTCGACGGGTAGGGGGAGGAGCCGGCCAAACCATTGACATGCCTGGAGATTGGGCGTGATCATCCCGCGACTCCTGGGCGTCGGGCTCCTCGTGAGCCGTCCGTAGGGAAAGGCAACCGAACGTGGCCAAGCAGCACCTGCTCCTGGTCGATGGTGACGCGAAGAGCCTTCGCGTGATGGAGGTCAGCCTGAAGAAGGCGGGCTTCTCCGTGACGACGGCCATTCACGGCAAGGACGCACTCGAGAAGGTTCAGATCAGTCCGCCGGATCTCGTGTTGGCCGATACGAAGATGCCGGAGATGGACGGCTTCGAG
This genomic stretch from Hyalangium gracile harbors:
- a CDS encoding DnaJ domain-containing protein, with translation MSPSLVADALYSAHKSRATGQLTLHAGGRQSRLFLHEGNLVGTQLGFGFQSPAQALLLSGRLKVEALDALWARGGAGRPDEDLLEELGLEEGAVAELQVLAHVRRLSQLAERSAFEPGEVEEMFRPIAGARVIRAALEPAVGEGRGARVYRCADVAACEPWLSSEEERALLGTLGAFRQPEALKLAQEVLLQLLEREGLVESLSVEEWEARERARIEEEARLAEEARLAEERRLAEEARLAEEARLAEEARLAEERRLAEEARLAEEARLAEEARLAEEARLAEEARKAEEARLAEELRLAEERRLAEEARKAEEARLAEERRLAEEARLAEEARLAEEARLAEEARLAEERRLAEEARLAEEARLAEEARLAEEARLAEEKRLAEEARLAEEARLAEEKRLAEEKRLAEEARLAEERRLAEEARLAEERRLAEEARLAEEARLAEERRLAEEARLAEEARLAEEARLAEERRLAEEARLAEEARRAEEARLEEERRLAEEARLAEEARIAEEKRLAEEARLAEEARLAEEARLAEERRLAEEARLAEEARLAEEQRLAEEARLAEEARLAEEARLAEEARLAEEARLAEERRLAEEARLAEEARRAEEERLAEEARQAEAARLAEEARLAEERRLAEEARLAEEARRAEEERLAEEARQAEEARLAEERRLAEEARLAEEARLAEEARLAEEARLAEEARLAEEARRAEEVRLEEERRLAEEARLAEEARLAEEARRAEEARLAEEARLAEEARLAEEARQEEERRLAEEARLAEEARLAEEARLAEEARQAEEKRLAEEARQAEEARLAEEARLAEEARLAEEARQEEERRLAEEVRLAEEARQAEEKRLAEEARLAEEARLEEERRLAEEARLAEEARLAEEARLAEEARQAEEKRLAEEARQAEEARLAEEARLAEEARLAEEARLAEEARRAEEARIEEERRLAEEARLAEEARIAEEKRLAEEARLAEEARLAEETRRAEEARQEEARRAEEARLAEEARLAEEARLAEEARLAEEARRAEEARQAEEARLAEEARQAEEMRLAEEARLAEEARLAEERRLAEEARLAEEARQAEEARLAEEARQAEEARLAEEARLAEEARLAEEARLAEEARQAEEARLAEEARQAEEARLAEEARQAEAARQAEEARQAEEVRQAEEARQAEEVRQAEDLRLAEERRLAEEARQAEDARQDKDRLLAEAARLAKDLRQAAEAARLEEEARLADEAQQAEAARQAEEAIVEQERRRAKEARLLEKARRAAEEARQAEQFPAPADPFLDEEARREEEQRQAKEARLAEKARQAAESAPLQEQTEPEEEVLALEEVLPVEETAPADAPSPFEQARLAEDARQAEEAPLAEELRLAAEARQAAEAAHPVEAAPQPEATPQDEESLREEERRRAKEARLAAKARRIAEAAQLAEPASGNEAPPDDRRHVEEVHLDDAVLLMEEARQAELHAEEARLAEEARQAEGARLAEELRQAAEARQAAEAARWHGTRPAEEPSTAVDPFADPFEDEETRLAEERRRSKEARLAEKARRAAESDPFAEPAQPEEVIEPVALDDGDFIAEEAPAPAPAASITDFSWSDAIPHPEPAPQEPLLSENKEALRHARQQAEAALLHDLEEAQRRTVAPRVDSWLTEEPVRAARSATAADDAPQEPLATPAQPSPFEPEPQAAAAQSSSTDRTTEEVDLDQDMWSDLVPFMEPPGTGLQAPPPATAAAPSQAVAPRAPTPAPLPVAPAVTARPTPPPSQPSRSGPDTRPAGEDDLWRIVTFDETEIPTNLSASFEAALNKVESHLESLVQEEVPQAGADVGEPPGAVSPQPTSAVGGFPPPPGDKASATGQTASNTPSARALDDELDGLDDLSDLDDWDFDEDDVAGDPSNPDEAARQRRQRLLRRAMENMGALGARPDAPVGAVAVNPAPEPVAAPAPAAPPPGAEDSGLAQQIEQRFSELQNKPDHFAILGVTADTPRDQVKASFLSLAKVFHPDRLPPSLPHLAPKMTSVFEAIREAYEILYDDAKRAAYVESLKKAAAPKPPPSPSAPGMSPGGKGTSGSDPGDLFKMGEIFFRKRDFVASATHFERAYALEPKPVYLAALAWTIYMDPQRKAEVAKAKQMMAEAIKADPNCDRAHYQLGVIARVEGDGERAERHFREAVRANPKHLEANQELRLIEMRKKNTPPPKKGFFR